Proteins encoded together in one Candidatus Sulfotelmatobacter sp. window:
- a CDS encoding DinB family protein, translating into MGFAVCGLLLTTMAAAAQMPKPKDDHRTVTQILDNSVLNMEHEFVPAAEAMPEDKYNFAPTNGEFKGVRTFAEQVKHVAAVNYMLGAALLEQKPPVELGGESGPNSIASKAEILKFLKESFEYVHKAIATINEKNLAGTVKSPFGEGAVSRLGVATIVVAHGFNGYGQMVEYLRMNGIVPPASR; encoded by the coding sequence TTGGGATTCGCGGTTTGTGGTTTGCTTTTGACGACCATGGCGGCAGCAGCACAAATGCCGAAACCCAAAGACGACCACCGCACGGTGACTCAAATATTGGATAACTCTGTCCTCAACATGGAACACGAATTTGTACCGGCCGCCGAGGCCATGCCGGAAGACAAATACAACTTCGCTCCCACCAATGGCGAGTTCAAGGGCGTGCGCACCTTTGCCGAACAGGTCAAGCACGTCGCGGCTGTCAATTACATGCTGGGAGCCGCGCTTCTCGAGCAGAAACCCCCTGTCGAGCTTGGCGGCGAGTCTGGACCAAACTCTATCGCCAGCAAAGCAGAGATTCTTAAGTTCCTGAAAGAGTCCTTCGAGTACGTCCACAAGGCAATTGCTACCATCAACGAAAAGAATCTTGCTGGAACCGTGAAGAGCCCGTTCGGCGAAGGAGCGGTGTCGCGCTTAGGGGTGGCAACCATTGTGGTCGCGCACGGCTTCAACGGCTACGGCCAGATGGTTGAGTATCTCCGGATGAATGGAATCGTGCCGCCAGCCAGCCGGTAA
- a CDS encoding MFS transporter — MADQISVPIVGPANLRRTDPAWAPLGEPLFRSLWIAAVISYTGTWMQNVGAGWLMTQLTTSPLMVSLVQAAAAVPVFLVVLPAGALADMVDRRRLLLFTQSWMVVASAALGVLTLLHAVNPWVLLIFTFLLGLGAVMNDPAWQAITPDVVSPARHASAVALNSAGFNVARAVGPALGGLIVASAGSGSSFLLNAASFFGVIVFLRKWRQPPHDPLPRQNLYDAIAEGFRYVRGAPEVRSVLIRTGAFSVGATSLLALLPLICQPHGAQGYGFLLTCFGLGALAGAALLPRLRLRYSVDWLVAGATVIFAVMTFLAGQTHIFERLCLILFTAGAAWIGILACFNVVAQTMCPSWMRARALSMYLLVLQGGMALGSAVWGELAARQGVPAALAWSALAMVVGLASIRRHRLTAAEMKMAPAVVRD; from the coding sequence ATGGCAGATCAGATTTCAGTTCCGATAGTCGGGCCGGCAAATCTTCGGCGCACCGACCCGGCGTGGGCGCCGCTGGGCGAGCCGTTATTTCGCTCGCTATGGATTGCAGCGGTCATTTCCTATACCGGAACTTGGATGCAAAACGTCGGCGCAGGCTGGCTGATGACGCAGCTCACCACTTCGCCGCTCATGGTGAGCCTGGTGCAAGCAGCGGCTGCGGTGCCAGTGTTCCTGGTGGTGTTGCCCGCTGGTGCGCTGGCCGACATGGTGGATCGGCGGCGGCTCTTGCTCTTCACACAGAGCTGGATGGTCGTGGCCTCGGCGGCCCTGGGCGTATTGACGCTGCTGCACGCGGTGAATCCGTGGGTGCTGCTGATTTTTACGTTTCTGCTGGGCCTGGGCGCGGTAATGAATGATCCGGCGTGGCAGGCGATTACGCCCGACGTGGTTTCTCCCGCACGACATGCTTCAGCAGTTGCGCTAAACTCAGCCGGATTCAACGTGGCGCGGGCAGTGGGTCCGGCACTGGGCGGTCTGATCGTGGCATCGGCAGGATCAGGGTCGTCGTTTCTATTGAACGCCGCGTCATTCTTTGGCGTCATTGTCTTCTTGCGCAAGTGGCGACAGCCGCCGCATGATCCCCTGCCCAGGCAAAATCTCTACGATGCGATTGCCGAGGGCTTTCGCTACGTTCGCGGCGCGCCCGAGGTTCGCTCGGTATTGATTCGCACCGGCGCGTTCAGCGTGGGGGCAACATCCTTGCTGGCGCTGCTTCCGCTGATTTGCCAGCCTCACGGCGCGCAGGGCTACGGCTTCCTGTTAACCTGCTTCGGTCTGGGAGCCCTTGCAGGCGCCGCTCTGCTGCCTCGGCTGCGCCTGCGTTATTCGGTCGACTGGCTGGTTGCGGGCGCGACCGTCATTTTCGCCGTCATGACGTTCCTGGCCGGACAAACTCATATCTTCGAACGGCTCTGTCTGATATTGTTTACCGCGGGCGCGGCATGGATCGGCATTCTGGCCTGCTTCAACGTGGTTGCGCAGACTATGTGTCCGTCCTGGATGCGGGCGCGGGCGCTCTCCATGTACTTGCTGGTATTGCAGGGCGGCATGGCCCTGGGCAGCGCCGTCTGGGGAGAACTAGCGGCGCGCCAGGGCGTGCCGGCGGCGCTGGCATGGTCGGCGCTGGCGATGGTGGTGGGCCTGGCCAGCATCCGGCGGCATCGGCTAACCGCGGCAGAGATGAAAATGGCTCCAGCGGTCGTAAGAGACTAA